The bacterium DNA segment CGGCCCGATGAACCGCGGCGTCGAGATCGCGCAGGCCGTGGCGAACGGGCCGCGCGCGGTCATCCTCGAGCAGGTGACGAACGGCGTCGCCGTGCGCATGGCCGTGCTCTACCTGCTCAGCGAGTCCCGCCGCCGCGCCGAGACGGGCGCCCCGGCGGGCCAGGCCTCGCCGCGGCCGGCGCCCGCCGCTGGCCGCGCGAGCGACACCCTCATCGCCCAGGCCGACGCCTGAGCCGCCGCCGCAAAGGAGCGAGCATGGACTGGATCGAGCGCTGCCCCACCGCGGGCGACTACCCCATCGCGCAGGTCCGCCTCGTCGACCCCGAAGCCGGCAGCGTCGCCCCGGGCGCGCTGCGCGTGAGCGGGGGCCGCATCGCGGAGCTGGCGGCCGCGGCGCCCGCCGGCGCGCAGGCCGTCCTCGACGGGCAGGGCCTCTGCCTGGCGCCGGGGCTGATCGACATGCACGTGCACCTGCGCGAGCCGGGCGACGAGGACAAGGAGACCGTGGCCACCGGCGCGGCCGCCGCGGCGCGCGGCGGCGTGACCGCCATGGCCTGCATGCCCAACACGCAGCCGATCTGCGACTCGGGCGCCATCGTCGAGCTGATCCGCGAGCGCGCCGCCGCGGCCGGCCTCTGCGCCGTGCACCCGGTGGGCGCGATTACTCAGAACGCGGCGAGCGAGCAGCTCGCCGACCTCGGCGAAATGCTCGCCGCCGGCGCCGTCGCCCTCTCCGACGACGGCCGGCCCGTCACCGACGCGCGCCTCCTGCGCCACGCGCTGGAGCTGTCCCGCACCTGGGACGCGCTGCTGATCAGCCACGCCGAGGAGCTGGCGCTGAGCCGGGACGGCGTCATGCACGAGGGCGTCGTCTCGCAGCGGCTCGGCCTGCGCGGCATCCCGCGCGAGGCCGAGGACATCGCCACCGATCGCGACGTGCGCCTCGCCGCGCTGACCGGCGCGCGCCTGCACATCGCGCACGTCTCGAGCCGGGGCAGCGTGGAGATCCTGCGCCGCGCGAAGGCGACGGGCCTCCAGGTGACGGCCGAGACCGCGCCGCACTACCTGCTCCTGGACGACGGCGCGCTGGCCGGCTACGACTCGCACAAGAAGATGAACCCGCCCCTGCGCGAGCAGTCCGATCAGGAGGCGCTGGTGGCCGGGCTCCTCGACGGCACGCTGGACTGCGTCGCCACCGATCACGCGCCGCACACCGAGATCGAGAAGGAGCGCGAGCTGGCGCAGGCGCCCTTCGGCGTCACGGGGCTGGAGACCCTGCTCGCGGCCGTGCTGACGCGGCTCGTCCAGCCGGGCCTGCTCGCGCTGCCGCGCGCGCTCGCGCTGGTCACCGCGCGGCCCGCGGCCATCCTGCGCCTGCCGGGCGGCCGCCTCGTGGCCGGCGCGCCGGCGGACCTCGTGCTCTTCGATCCGGAGGAGGAATGGGTCGTGCGCGGCGCCGAGATGGCCTCGCGCTCGCGCAACACGCCCTTCGAGGGGATGGCGCTGCGCGGGCGGGTCCGGGCGACCGTGCTGGCCGGCGCGCCGGTCTACCAGCGGGGCGCGAGCGGCGAGCGCTTCCAGCCGCGGCCCTGGCAGCGGGCGCGGGCCCATGCCTAGGCCGCGGGCAACGACGGCGCGCGCGCGCGGCCTCGCCGCGCTGCTGCTCCTGCTGACCATCGCCGGCCTGGGCGGCTGCGCCTACTTCAACACCTACACGAACGCCCGGCGCTTCTTCCGCGAGGCGGAGACGACGCCCCTCGGCCCCGACGGCCGCATCACGCCCGGTGCCCGCAAGGCCTACGACAGCTGCGTCGAGAAGTGCAAGAAGCTCATGGAGCTCTACCCGGACAGCAAGTGGGTGGACGACACGCTCTACCTGATCAGCCGCGCCTACTTCGGCAAGGGCGAGTACGGCAGCTGTCTGAGGCGCCTCGACGAGCTCGACGAGCGCTTCCCCGAGCACCGCTGGCGGGAGAGCGTGCTCTACATGCGGGGCGTCAGCCTGCTCGAGGAGGGCGACGAGGCGAAGGCGATCGTCGCCCTCGAGCGCTTGCAGGAGGAGTTCCCAAGTTCCACGTATCTCGCGGAGGGTCTCTTCCGCCGCGGCGAGGCCGAGTACCGCCTCGGCAACTGGTCGGCGGCCGAGACCGCCTACCGCCGCCTGCTCGCCAGCATGGCCGAGAGCGAGTTCCACGATGCCGCCCGCCTGAAGATCGCCCTCGCGCAGCGCGAGCTGAAGCAGGACTCCCTCGCCGTCGCGAGCTTGGCGGAACTGGCCCGCGTCGGCCGCGATCGGCGCCGAGTCTTCGAAGGCCAGCTCGCGGCCGTGGAGATCCTGCTCGCGCAGCGCCGCCTCGACGAGTGCGCGGCGGTGATCGAGGAGATCGAGCTCGTGGCCGAGAGCTTCCAGTCCCGCGGTCAGGTGCTGTTGCTGAAGGGGCGCCTCGCCGAGGCGCGCGGAGAGCTGGCCGAGGCGATCACGCTCTTCGAGAACATCGCCGGCGAGTTCCCCTCGAGCACCACGGCCGCCGAGGCCTGGTACCGCATCGGCCTCCTGCGTCAGAACCGCGAGAACGATCTCGCGGAGGCGATCAAGGCCTACGATGCGGCGGCGAAGGCGGGGCCGCGTTCCGTTTTCGGCGACCTCGCGGCAGGCAAGCGGCGCGCGGCCCAGGAAGTCATCGACGTGCAGGCGCGCTTCGGCGCGATGGCGCCGGATTCGGCGGGGCCGAGCGGGCGGGGCTGCAGTTCCGTCTCGCCGAGAACCAGTTCCTGCGCCTGGAGAACCCCGAGAGCGCGCTCGGCGAGTACGCGCGGGTCATCGACGCTTACCCCGGGAGCGAGTTCGCCCCGCAGGCCGCCTACGCGATCGCCTATCTCGCGCGCTACAGCCTCGCCGACACGGCGACCGCGCGCTGGGCGGTGAGTCTCCTCGGCGATCGCTATCCGGAGAGCGAGGCGGCGCGTTTCGTCGCGGGCTGGTCCGCCGCGCTCGGCGAGGGGCCGGCCACTGCGCCCGTCCTGCCCGCGCCGGTGCCCGTGCCGGCCGCTCCGGACTCCCTCGCCGCCTCAGCCGACAGCCTTGCCGCCTCAGCCGGCAGCCCCGCCGCGTCCGCCGCGGCGATCGTCGACTCGCTGCCGCCCGCGGCGGCCCTCTCCGATTCGGCGCTCACGCCGCCGGCCTCCGCGCCCGAGGGCAGCGATGAGCCCTGACCCGCGCGGCGCGCGGACGCCGAGCCCGACGCCGCTTGCTGCCGTCTGGCGACGCGCGCGCGTGACGCGCTGCGCGCCGGACGGCGCGCTCTACTGGGACCTGCGCGTGGAGGCCGAGGGCCTGCCGGCCGGCACGCCCGGCCAGTTCTCCCTGCTGGCGCCGGCCGCGCCGGGCGCCTGGGATCCGCTGCTGCCGCGACCGCTGAGCCTGCTCGATGCCGGCGCCGGCTGGCAGCGCTTCCTCTTCAAGGTCGTCGGCCGCGGCACCGCGCAGCTCGCAGCCCTGCGCGCGGGCGACCGGGTCGGGCTGCTCGGTCCCCTCGGCCGTGCCTTCGGCGGGCTCGAGCGCGACGCGGAGGCCGCCGGCGAGATCGTGCTCGTGGGCGGGGGCGTGGGCATCCCACCCCTGCACTTCCTCGCGCGCCGCCTGAGCGCCGCGGGTCGGCCCTGCCGCGCGCTCTTCGGTTTCAACCGCGAGGCGGAGATCCCGCGGGCTCTGCTCGCGGCGTTGGACGTCGCAGACGCGGCGGGCACGGAGCCCGCGACGCGTCCGGCGGCGGAGCTGTGCACGCTCGACGGCTCGGCCGGCGTGCGCGGCAATCCGGTCGCGCGGCTCGTCGAGACGCTCGGCGACGGGCCGCTCGCGATCAAGGCCTGCGGACCGGCGCCGATGCTCGCGGCGCTGCGCGCGGCTGCACGCGCCGGCGACGCCCTCGAGCTATCGCTCGAGGAGCGCATGGCCTGCGGCGTCGGCGTCTGCCGGGGCTGCGTGGTGCCCGTGGTCGACGGCGCCGGCGGCTGGCGCTACGCGGCGATCTGCCGCGAAGGGCCCGTCTTCGACGCCGCGTCGCTGGCAGCGTCGGCGGCAGCGATCGCGCTGGAGCCGGGCCATGAGTGAGCCGCGCGCCGTCTCGCTCGCTGCGCAGGTGGGCGAGCTCCGCCTCGCCAATCCCCTGCTCGCGGCCTCCGGCTGCTTCGGCTACGGGCTCGAGTGCGATCCGCTGCTGCCGCCGGAGACCTTCGGCGCCGTCGTCACGAAGACGATCACGCCGCTCGCCCGCGCCGGCAACCCGATGCCCCGCATCGCCGAGACGCCGGCGGGCATGCTCAACTCGATCGGCCTGGAGAACGTGGGCCTCGCCGCCTTCCTCGCCGACAAGCTGCCCGCGCTCGCGGCGCGGGGCGTGGCGCCGGTGGTCTCGATCGCGGCCGGCTCCGCGGAGGAGTTCGCCGCGCTGGCCGGGCGGCTCGCGGCGGCGCCGCAGGCGATCGCCGCGCTCGAGCTGAACCTCAGCTGCCCGAACCTGGCGCCGCACGGGGCGAATTTCGCCACCGATCCGCTGGCGGTCGAGCGCGTGACCCGCGCCGTGAAGGACGTCTTTCCGCGCGCGCCCGTCTGGGCGAAGCTCAGCCCGAATGTCGCCGACATCGGCCTCGTCGCGCGGGCGGCCGAGGCGGCCGGCGCCGATGCCGTGAGCGCGATCAACACGCTCGTCGGCATGGACATCGATCTCGCCACGGGCAGGAGCCCCTTCGCGCGCGTGACGGCCGGCCTTTCGGGCCCCGCGATCTTCCCGGTCGCGCTCGCGGCCGTCTACCGCGTGGCGCAGAGCGTGCGCATCCCGGTCGTCGCCATCGGCGGCGCGGCGAGCACGGAGATGGTCCTGAAATTCCTGGCCGCCGGGGCCAGCGCCGTGCAGCTCGGCACCGCGCTCTACATCGATCCCGGCCTGCCGGCGCGGGTGCTCGCCGAACTCGCGGACGCGCTGCGCGCGCGCGGCTGCGCGGACCTGAAACCCCTGCGCGCCCAGTGGCTGGAGGCCTCGCGATGACGCCGCTCTCCCACCGCCTCTTCGTCGCCCTCGACGTGCCCGATGCCGCGGCGGCGAAGGCGCTCGCCGACCAGCTCGCGCCGCTCGGGGTCGGGCTCAAGCTGGGCCTGGAGCTCTTCAGCGCCGAGGGTCCGGGGCTCGCGCGGCGCCTCGCCAACGCGGCGCCGCTCTTCCTCGACCTCAAGTTCCATGACATCCCGGCCACCGTGGGTCGCGCGACGGCCGCCGCCGCGCGGCTGGGCGTCGCGATGCTGAACCTGCACGTGGCGGGCGGCGAGGCGATGGTGCGCGAGGCTGTGCGCGCGCGCGACGAGGCCGCGGCCGCTGCGGGCATCCGGCCGCCGCGCTTGATCGGCGTCACCGTACTGACCAGCCTCGACGGCGCCGACCTCGCCACGGCCTGGGGCGCGGACGCTGCGCGCGACGCGAGCGCCGAAGCCCTGCGCCTCGCGCGCCTGGCCCGCGATTGGGGTCTGGACGGCGTCGTCGCCTCGGCGCAGGAGGCGGCGGCGATCCGCGCGGCCTGCGGGGAGGGCTTCCTCATCGTGACGCCGGGCATCCGGCCCGCCGGCAGCGAGGCGGGCGATCAAAAGCGCGTGCTCGGGCCGGCCGAGGCGCTCGCCGCGGGGGCCAGTCACCTCGTCGTCGGGCGGCCGGTGACCCGCGCCGTCGATCCGGCCGGCGCCTGCCGCGCGCTGCTCGCCGCGATGGCGGCCGCGCCGGCGCCCGAGCGGCGCCCGGCATGAGCGAGGCGCTGGCCACGGCGATTCCGCGCGCGCAGCTCGTCTGGGCCGGGCGGAGCGACCAGGGCCTCGTGCGCAAGCGCAACGAGGACAGCTTCGGTCTCTTCGCCGGCGGCGCGGGCAAGACGCGTCACCTGCTCGTCGTGGCGGACGGTGTCGGCGGCAGCGCGGCGGGGGACGTCGCGAGCCGCATCGCCGTCGCGGCGATCCAGATGGCCTTCCAGGCCGGTGGCGAGAACGGACAGCCCGGTCCCATCCTGGAGGCCGCGCTGCGCGGCGCGAACGTGGCCGTGCTCGCCGCGGCCGCCGCCGAGCCGCGGCTCAAGACGATGGCGACGACCTGCACGGCCGCGCTGCTGGCCGGACGGCGTTTCACGATCGCGCACGTCGGTGACAGCCGCGCCTACCTGCGCCGCCGCGGCGTGCTGCGGCGCCTGACCTGCGACCACACGGTGGCCGAGGACTTCCGCGTGAGGGGCCTGGCGCCGGCCCCGGAGGGCGCGGGGCTGCGGCAGGTGATCACCCGCTGCCTCGGCATGAGCGAGACCCTGGCCGTGGACCTCGTGACCAGCGAGCCGCTCGCCCCGGGCGACGCGCTGCTCCTGTGCACGGATGGTCTGGGCCGCTGCGTGAGCGACGAGGAGATCGACGAGTTCCTCCGCGTCGCCCAGCCCGCGGCCGCCTGTGGGCTGCTCATCGATCTCGTGCGCCGCCGCGGGGCGCCCGACAATGTGACGGTGGCGATCGCCGCCATCGTGCCGACTCGCAACTGAGCGCCGGGCGCCGTCCGCGCGGCGCCGCCGGCAAGGGGAGGCCATGACGCCCGAGCAAGTGATGGAGCGCCTGCGCGCGACCGAGGCCGTGCTCGAAGGCCATTTCCAGCTCAGCAGCGGGCGCCACAGCGACCGCTACGTGCAGTGCGCGCGGCTGCTCGCGGCGACGCCCGTGGCGGCCGAGGTGGGCGCGGCGCTCGCGGCCCTCCTGCCTGCCGAGCTCGATTTGATCGTGAGTCCCGCGCTGGGCGGATTGATCATCGGCCACGAGGTGGCTCGCGCGCGGCGCCTGCCCTTCCTCTTCACAGAGCGCGAGGCGGGGGCGATGGTCTTCCGCCGCGGCTTCGCCGTAGCGCGTGGCGCGCGCTGCGCGGTGGTGGAGGACGTGGTGACCTCCGGCGGCAGTCTGCTGGAGGCTGCCGCGGCGCTGCGCGCAGCCGGCGGGGTGCTGGTGGCCGCGGGCGCGATTGTCGATCGCAGCGGCGCCGCGCCACCGGACTTCGGCGTGCCCTTCCACGCGCTGCTCAGGCTCGAGGTGAAGAACTGGGAGCCCGCCGCCTGCCCGCTCTGCGCGGCGGGGTCGATTGCGGTCAAGCCCGGCAGCCGGCACCTGGGGCAGGGGCAGGGCTAGCGGCGCGGGAACCCACTCGCTGCGGCCGGCATTCTGGCCTGCATTGCGGGACGGGAGGTTGCGCGTGCGAGCGCAGTGGATGCTGGGCTTCCTCTCCCTGGCGACCCTGATCGGCGGCGCCGGCTGCGGGGACTGCAAGAACAGCGAAGACATGGGCGTCTGCCCAGTGCGCTGCGATTCGCTCTGGCTGCCGGAGACCATCGGCGCCGGCGATACCCTGGACATCCTGATCGTCGGCAGCGTTGCGGGTGCTTATCACCTGCGCCTGGATCGTGTCGAGATCCACCGCGAAGCAGACCGACTCGAGTTGCGCGTCTGGGCGCAGGCGAGCCGCTGGCTCGGCGAGTGCGGCACCGTGATGCCGCCTTCCTGTCCCTGGCTCGATCTCGAGATCGCGGAGCCGCCGCCCTGGGCGGGCGACTCGATCCAGGTCATCGTGCAGCAGCCGGAGGCGCCGCCTGTCGAGCGCTGGGTGCGGGTGCTGCACTAGCGATGAAGGGAGTAGCAATGGGTAGCCTTGCCACGTGGCAACTCGCCGCGGCCGCACTCGTCCTCGGCTGGCCGGCGCAGGCTGCGAAGCCCGACGCCGCGCCGGCTCCGCGAACGATCGCACTGGAGCGCCTCTGGACGATCGGCGGCGAGAGCGAGGCCGAGGGGGAGGTCTTCGGCATCATCCTCGATCTCGCCGTCGATCGTGAGGGTCGCGTCTACTTGCTCGACACCCGGCTCTCGGAGCTGCGGGTCTTCTCGCCCGACGGCGAGTACCTGCGGACGATCGGCCGCGAGGGCGAGGGACCGGGGGACCTGTTCCGCCCGCAACGAGTGGCCGCCATGCCCGACGGCAGCCTCTGCGTCACCCAATTCAGCCCGCCGCGTTGCAGTCGCTTCAGTCCCGACGGCGAGTATCTCGGGGAGCTGGCGCTTGCGGACTCACTGGACAGGGGGGAGCGCACGGTCTTCGTCGTGGCTGGCGTCGGAGAGCAGCGCGTCGTGGAGACGATCGACCTGATTCGGACCGAGCGCTACAACGAATCCAGCAGCATGATCCGCCGGATCGACGCCGGCGGCAGGGAGTCGAGCCGAATCGCAGCGAGCACGCCGCGCCGCTTCGTCTATGGCGAGAGACGCTTTCGCGAGCTGGGCAACATGCCCTTCCGCTGGTCGCTGGCGCCGAACGGCGTCGTCTACCTGGTCAAGGATTTCGGCGATGACATCGAGGTCTGGGGGCCGGAGGGCGCGCTGCGCCGAGTTGTCGACTGCGGCTACGCGCACCGGATGCGCAGTGACGAGGAACTCGCCACGCGGCGCAGCGCCTTCGGCAGCGGTCCCCAGGCGCTCCAGCCCGAGCTGATGGACTACGACCCCGACATCCAGTGGCTGAGCGCCGCCCAGGACGGCCGGCTCTGGGTGATGAGCAGCCAGGGCCGCGACGCGGGCGGCGCGGAGAGCCTGGGTATCTTCGATGTCTTCGGCCCAGACGGTCGCCTCGAGGAGCGCATCCAGCTGCGGGGAGCCGGGCGTCTCCCGGAGGACCGCTTCTTCCTCCAGGGTGACAGGCTTTTCGTCCTGAGCGGGCGCGCCGCTGTGCTCCGCGACCGCCCGGCTGGCGCAAGGAACGCGGATGGTGCCGCGGAGTCGCCCAGCGACGAGGAGGACGACGACCTCCCGCCGGGCGTGGTCTGCTACCGCGTGCCCGGCGAAGCCTTCCGCTAGACGCGGTTTTGTACACGTGTACACTCGGACAGAGAACCCGCATGAATGAAGCGCGCATCCGTGAGGACTTCGCCGCGATCGCCCGCCTTGGCGCGGGCAGCGACCCTTGCGGCCGCGCGCCTGCCCGGCGCGCGGGTCGAGGGCCACTGGCTCTGGCGCTGCACGCTGGTCTGGGACAAGCCGAGGGCGCTATGAGCACGTCCCCCTCCATTGACGCCGCCGCCCGCGATGCCTAGGATGAGCCGGCCCCGCGCCCGACGCGACACCCCGAGGTTCCCATGAAAGTCCTGATCACCGGCATCACCGGCTTCGCCGGCAGCCACCTCGCCGACTACCTGCTCGCCAACGAGCCGACGGCCGAGATCGCCGGCCTCTACCGCTGGCGCAGCCGCACGGAGAACGTCGAGCACCTCGCGGGCCGCGTCGCCCTCGTCGAGTGCGACGTGCGCGACGCCACGGCCACCCGCGAGGCGGTGGAGGCCTTCCGGCCCGACTGCATCTTCCACCTCGCGGCGCAGAGCTTCGTGCCCTCGAGCTGGCGCGCGCCGCAGGAGACGCTCAGCACTAACCTGCTCGGCCAGCTCAACATCTTCGAGGCCGTGCGCAAGTCCGGCCTTGCCTGCCGCATCCAGGTCGCGGGCTCGAGCGAGGAGTACGGCCTCGTCCACCCGCACGAGCTGCCGATCACCGAGGACCAGCCCCTGCGCCCACTCTCGCCCTACGCCGTGAGCAAGGTGGCCCAGGACGCCCTCGCCTATCAGTACTTCATGAGCTATCGGCTCCCGATCATCCGCACGCGCGGCTTCAACCACACCGGCCCGCGCCGGCCCTCGGTCTTCGTCTGCAGCGACTTCGCGCGGCAGGTGGTGGAGATCGAGCTCGGCCTGCGCGCGCCGGAGATCCAGGTGGGCAATCTCGAGGCCCGCCGCGACTTCACCGACGTGCGCGACACGGTGCGCGCCTACTGGCTCGCGCTCAGCCAAGGCGAGCCGGGCGAGGTCTACAACGTGGCCACGGGCGTGAGCTGGGCGATCAGCGAGGTGCTCGACAAGCTGGTCGCCCTGGCCGGCGTGAAGGTGAGGATCGTCCAGGACCCGGCGCGTCTGCGCCCGAGCGACGTGCCCCGCCTGGAGGGCGACGCCTCGCGCCTCAAGGCCGCTACCGGCTGGGCGCCCGCCATCCCCTTCGAGACCACCCTGCGCGACCTGCTCGATTACTGGCGCGGGCGCCTCGCCCCGACCGCCCAGCGCGTGTGAGCGGGCCGATGCGGACCCTCGTCACCGGCGCCAGCGGCTTCGTGGGGCGGCACCTCCTGCCGCGGCTCATCGCCGCGGGCGACACGGTGCTCGGCCTCGGCCTGGACCCCGAGAACGGCGCGAGCCCGCCCCCGGGGGCGAGCTGGGAGCGCCTGGACATCCTCGACGCCCCCGCCCTCGCCGCCCGG contains these protein-coding regions:
- the pyrF gene encoding orotidine-5'-phosphate decarboxylase; the protein is MTPLSHRLFVALDVPDAAAAKALADQLAPLGVGLKLGLELFSAEGPGLARRLANAAPLFLDLKFHDIPATVGRATAAAARLGVAMLNLHVAGGEAMVREAVRARDEAAAAAGIRPPRLIGVTVLTSLDGADLATAWGADAARDASAEALRLARLARDWGLDGVVASAQEAAAIRAACGEGFLIVTPGIRPAGSEAGDQKRVLGPAEALAAGASHLVVGRPVTRAVDPAGACRALLAAMAAAPAPERRPA
- a CDS encoding dihydroorotate dehydrogenase: MSEPRAVSLAAQVGELRLANPLLAASGCFGYGLECDPLLPPETFGAVVTKTITPLARAGNPMPRIAETPAGMLNSIGLENVGLAAFLADKLPALAARGVAPVVSIAAGSAEEFAALAGRLAAAPQAIAALELNLSCPNLAPHGANFATDPLAVERVTRAVKDVFPRAPVWAKLSPNVADIGLVARAAEAAGADAVSAINTLVGMDIDLATGRSPFARVTAGLSGPAIFPVALAAVYRVAQSVRIPVVAIGGAASTEMVLKFLAAGASAVQLGTALYIDPGLPARVLAELADALRARGCADLKPLRAQWLEASR
- a CDS encoding tetratricopeptide repeat protein — protein: MPRPRATTARARGLAALLLLLTIAGLGGCAYFNTYTNARRFFREAETTPLGPDGRITPGARKAYDSCVEKCKKLMELYPDSKWVDDTLYLISRAYFGKGEYGSCLRRLDELDERFPEHRWRESVLYMRGVSLLEEGDEAKAIVALERLQEEFPSSTYLAEGLFRRGEAEYRLGNWSAAETAYRRLLASMAESEFHDAARLKIALAQRELKQDSLAVASLAELARVGRDRRRVFEGQLAAVEILLAQRRLDECAAVIEEIELVAESFQSRGQVLLLKGRLAEARGELAEAITLFENIAGEFPSSTTAAEAWYRIGLLRQNRENDLAEAIKAYDAAAKAGPRSVFGDLAAGKRRAAQEVIDVQARFGAMAPDSAGPSGRGCSSVSPRTSSCAWRTPRARSASTRGSSTLTPGASSPRRPPTRSPISRATASPTRRPRAGR
- a CDS encoding dihydroorotase; this translates as MDWIERCPTAGDYPIAQVRLVDPEAGSVAPGALRVSGGRIAELAAAAPAGAQAVLDGQGLCLAPGLIDMHVHLREPGDEDKETVATGAAAAARGGVTAMACMPNTQPICDSGAIVELIRERAAAAGLCAVHPVGAITQNAASEQLADLGEMLAAGAVALSDDGRPVTDARLLRHALELSRTWDALLISHAEELALSRDGVMHEGVVSQRLGLRGIPREAEDIATDRDVRLAALTGARLHIAHVSSRGSVEILRRAKATGLQVTAETAPHYLLLDDGALAGYDSHKKMNPPLREQSDQEALVAGLLDGTLDCVATDHAPHTEIEKERELAQAPFGVTGLETLLAAVLTRLVQPGLLALPRALALVTARPAAILRLPGGRLVAGAPADLVLFDPEEEWVVRGAEMASRSRNTPFEGMALRGRVRATVLAGAPVYQRGASGERFQPRPWQRARAHA
- a CDS encoding orotate phosphoribosyltransferase, coding for MTPEQVMERLRATEAVLEGHFQLSSGRHSDRYVQCARLLAATPVAAEVGAALAALLPAELDLIVSPALGGLIIGHEVARARRLPFLFTEREAGAMVFRRGFAVARGARCAVVEDVVTSGGSLLEAAAALRAAGGVLVAAGAIVDRSGAAPPDFGVPFHALLRLEVKNWEPAACPLCAAGSIAVKPGSRHLGQGQG
- a CDS encoding NAD-dependent dihydroorotate dehydrogenase B electron transfer subunit; the encoded protein is MSPDPRGARTPSPTPLAAVWRRARVTRCAPDGALYWDLRVEAEGLPAGTPGQFSLLAPAAPGAWDPLLPRPLSLLDAGAGWQRFLFKVVGRGTAQLAALRAGDRVGLLGPLGRAFGGLERDAEAAGEIVLVGGGVGIPPLHFLARRLSAAGRPCRALFGFNREAEIPRALLAALDVADAAGTEPATRPAAELCTLDGSAGVRGNPVARLVETLGDGPLAIKACGPAPMLAALRAAARAGDALELSLEERMACGVGVCRGCVVPVVDGAGGWRYAAICREGPVFDAASLAASAAAIALEPGHE
- a CDS encoding GDP-mannose 4,6-dehydratase, whose product is MKVLITGITGFAGSHLADYLLANEPTAEIAGLYRWRSRTENVEHLAGRVALVECDVRDATATREAVEAFRPDCIFHLAAQSFVPSSWRAPQETLSTNLLGQLNIFEAVRKSGLACRIQVAGSSEEYGLVHPHELPITEDQPLRPLSPYAVSKVAQDALAYQYFMSYRLPIIRTRGFNHTGPRRPSVFVCSDFARQVVEIELGLRAPEIQVGNLEARRDFTDVRDTVRAYWLALSQGEPGEVYNVATGVSWAISEVLDKLVALAGVKVRIVQDPARLRPSDVPRLEGDASRLKAATGWAPAIPFETTLRDLLDYWRGRLAPTAQRV
- a CDS encoding serine/threonine-protein phosphatase, which encodes MSEALATAIPRAQLVWAGRSDQGLVRKRNEDSFGLFAGGAGKTRHLLVVADGVGGSAAGDVASRIAVAAIQMAFQAGGENGQPGPILEAALRGANVAVLAAAAAEPRLKTMATTCTAALLAGRRFTIAHVGDSRAYLRRRGVLRRLTCDHTVAEDFRVRGLAPAPEGAGLRQVITRCLGMSETLAVDLVTSEPLAPGDALLLCTDGLGRCVSDEEIDEFLRVAQPAAACGLLIDLVRRRGAPDNVTVAIAAIVPTRN